The genome window TGGTGAAGGTGATGGAGATGATGAGGAAATATTAGTGAATCTAGATGTAATGCCAAAGCATATACAAAAGATAGCTGTAACTGTTACAATATATGAAGCCGCTGAAAGAAGACAAAATTTTGGACAAGTAAGCAACTCATATGTAAGAGTTTTAAATTCTGAAAATGATGAAGAAATATTAAGATATGACTTAGGCGAAGAATTTAGTATAGAAACTGCAATTACGGTATGTGAGATATATAAATACAATGGAGAATGGAAGTTTAGTGCAGTTGGAGCAGGATTTGAAGGTGGCTTAGAAGCACTTTGTAGAAATTATGGCTTAAATGTTTAATTTAAGTAATATAATATATTAAATATAAATAACCTATACAAATAATGTATAGGTTATATTATATAAAATTTGGTGGAGGTTTAGTATGTCGATTAATTTATCAAAAGGTGATAAAATAGATTTAAAAAAATCTAACCCCGGACTGAGTAACATACTTGTAGGTTTAGGATGGGACCCTGTGCAACAATCCGGTGGAGGATTTTTTAAATCGTTATTTGGTGGAGGACAAGCTGATATAGATTGTGATGCATCTGTATTTATGCTTAATCAAGAAGGTAAATTAAGTGGAATAAAAGATTTAATTTATTTTGGAAATTTAAAAAGTGCCTGTAAGTCAGTTTTACATACAGGAGACAATCTAACTGGTGAGGGTGCAGGTGATGATGAACAAATCCTAGTTAATTTGGATAAAGTTCCATCAAATATTCACAAATTATTATTTGTAGTAAACATATATAATTGTGTGGATAGAAAACAACACTTTGGTATGATAGAAAATGCCTATATAAGAGTTGAAGACCAAAGCAATAAGAAAGAGATAGCAAAATATAATCTATCTGATAATTATTCTGAAAAAACTACTCTTATAGTAGGAGCTATATATAGAAAAGATGGAAGTTGGCAATTTAAAGCAATAGGTGAAGGAACAAAAGATGCGGGTCTTAAAGAAGTAATGCAAAATTTAGACAGGATTGAGTGTGCATATGGAATTTAATAATGATATCAAATATTATAATGTAGAGAAAGAAGAAGTGACAAAAGACTTATCTGTTAATCCTGAAAAAGGTTTATCAGAATCAGAAGTCAAGGTGAGAAGAGAAAAGTATGGTTTAAATGAATTTACTCCAAAAGAAGAAGGTAGTTTTTGGGATGATTTAAAGGAAAGTTTAAGTGAACCAATGATAGTTATCTTGATTATTGCAGCAGTAGTAAGTGCAGTAATTGGGGAAACTCATGATGCAATAGGGATTGTAGGTGCTATAGCAATAGGGATAGCAATAGGTATGATTACAGAAGGTCGTTCTAAGAAAGCAGCAGAGGCCCTTTCTAAGTTGACTGAAAACATAGAAGTCAAAGTATTAAGAGATGGAGAAGTACATCAAATTTCTAAGAGTGAATTGGTACCAGGTGATATAGTATATATTGAAACTGGCGATATGGTACCTGCTGATGGTAGACTTATAGAAACTATAAACCTTAAGGTTAGAGAAGATATGTTAACGGGAGAATCTGATGATGTATCTAAAAAGTGTGATGTAGTAGTTTCTATGGAAGAAATAGAATCTAAAGGAGCAGTAGTAGTACAAGAGCCAATACCTGCAAAACAGATAAACATGGTGTTTGGTGGTACACTTGTAGCTTATGGTAGAGGAGCTCTAGTTGTAACTTCAATTGGAGATAGTAGTGAAATGGGTAAGATTGCTCAAAACTTATCAGAAACAGATGAGCAGACTCCACTACAGATAAAACTTGGAAATTTAGGTGGTTTGATAGCCAAAGTATCTAGTGCAGTAGCAGGATTGTTATTTATATTTATGGTTTTTCAAATGGTAAGTAAGAATGTATTAAATGTAGATATGTCTGGACTATTACCATTTTTAGAATCAATAGACCCTGTTAAAACAGCATTTACAGTATGTGTTGCGTTGATAGTTGCAGCAGTTCCAGAAGGTCTTCCAACTATGATAAATATGACACTTGCAATAACAATGCAAAAAATGGCTAAAATAAATGCATTGGTTACTAAAAAAGAAGCTTGTGAAACTATAGGTTCTGTTTCTGTAATATGTTCAGATAAAACTGGTACATTAACTGAAAATAGAATGACTGTAGAAGTTGCATATATTGATGGAAGATATATTGAAAGTCCAGAAGAAGAAATAAATAGTTATTTTGAAGAAAACTGTATGATAAATTCTACAGCTGATATAGAGCATAATGATGGTGATGTTAAGTATTTAGGAAGTGCTACTGAATGTGCATTGCTTTTATACTACAAAAACGTAGACTATAGACAAGCTAGAAAGAATTCTAATATAGTAGCTCAAAATCCTTTTACTTCTGATTCAAAGAGAATGACTTCTGTTATAGGTCAAGATAATCATCATGTACTATTATCAAAAGGAGCACCAGAAGTCTTACTTGAGTTATGTTCACATATCCAAAGAGGAAAAGATGTAGTTCCATTAACTGAAAACATAAAACATGAGATTTTAGAAGAAATAAAGAAATTACAAATAAAATCAATGAGAACTTTAGGGTTTGCATATAAAGAAATCTCACAAGCTGAAGAAGAAGCAGCAGTAACTGCTGAAAGTGATGTTATGAATGTAAGTGCAATGGAAAATAATTTAGTATTTAGTGGTTTTGTTGGTATAAGAGACCCACTTAGAAAAGACGTTATAGAGTCTGTAAACACAGCAAATAAAGCTGGTGTTTCTGTAAAAATGCTTACAGGAGATAATATAAATACAGCAAGAGCTATAGGTGAAGAATTAGGCTTATTAAAAAATAATATGAGAGTGGTTGAAGCTTCATATATAGATACTTTAGATGATGAAGAGTTAAAGCAAGAGATACAAAGTATTTCAATTGTTGCAAGAAGTAAGCCAGATAGTAAGATGAGAATTGTTTCAGCTCTACAAAAGAGCGGAGATGTTGTTGCAGTAACAGGTGATGGTATAAACGATGCTCCAGCACTTTCAAAAGCAGATGTCGGGATAGCTATGGGTATATCTGGTACAGAGGTATCTAAAAACGCAGCAGACATAATTTTAACTGATGATAGTTTTAGCACTATTGTAAAAGGTATTAAATGGGGTAGAGGAATTTATGATAACTTCCAAAGATTCGTTCAATTCCAGTTAACTGTAAATGTAATTGCATTTTTAGTTGCTATAATATCTCAAGTTATGGGACAAGAGATGCCATTTACTACAATACAATTATTATGGGTAAACATCATCATGGATGGTCCACCAGCACTAGCATTAGGTCTAGAGCCAGTTAGAGACCATGTATTAAATAGAAAACCTGTTGATAGAAAAGCCAATATAATTTCTAAGTCAATGGTGTATACAATAGTATTAAATGCATTCTATATAACAGCAATACTAATGTTACAATCTACATTTAACTTCTTAGGAGTTGATGAAGCTCATAAGGGAACAGTAATGTTTGCGTTATTTGCTTTTAGTGCATTGTTTAATGCATTTAACTGTAGAGAATTTAATGCAGATAGTATTTTCCCTAATTTTACACATAACAAATTAGCACTACAAATAATAGTATTGACAGGAATTGCACAAGTAATATTTACTCAGTTATTCCAAGATTTCTTTAACTCTGTAGCTATGGATGTTATGACATGGGCAAAAGTTCTATGTGTAGCAGCTAGTGTAATTGTAGTTAATGAAATTGTAAAATGTATAATAAGACTGGTAAAACCAAAAAAAACTGTTTAAAATAAATTTTTTAGAAGAGAACAGACTGACTCAAAATATGTATTTTGAGTCAGTTCTGAATAAACATTTAAATTGGGAGGATAGTTATGGGTGACTCAAAGGTATTTGAAAAAATATTCTCCAGCCAATCAGATAGAGGAAATTATACTCCTTCAAAGGGATATCTAAGTTATTTTATTTCATATATTGGTTTAGAAGATGAAATTTTGTACAATCTCGAGATATTTAAGACAAAACAAAATATCGATAGCAAAAAAGATATTGCTTTATTCACTGATTCTATAGCAAATCCTAGTAATTTTGATATTATAAATTATTTTAAAAATGGACTTAAGAAATATAGAAGTAGCATGGAAGATGTAGATATAAATATTTTGGGATTTGAAGAGATTGATTATAAAATAAAGCAAGCAATAGACAGAGTGTTAAAAGAGGAAGAAAAAGAATTTACTAATGATAGAGTTAAACAAAATTTTATAGTGAAAATAATGGCATGGATAAAAATTTATATCGGTGCTTTAGATATAAATAAAAATGAAACTCCAAAAGTAATATTTTATGGAGATATAAAAAAACATGAAGTTTATTTACTCTTAATATTATACTTGGCAGGTTTTGATGTTTTATATCTTAATCCAAATTCAAAGAGTAATATAGATATTTTAAAATTAGAAAGATACAATATAGAGTTTGAAGAAGCCAACATAATAGAAGCAAAAGTTTCTTTTGAAGAAAGAGTTCTTTTAGGGGAAAAAATAGATAAAGGTTCTGTAAAAAAAGCTTTTACTGTGGGAGCAGAAGCATCAAAACGTATAAGTGAAGAATTGTTAAATGATGCGGGATTTATAAAACCTTGGCAACTTCAAGACAGAAAAATAAAAAATTTGCTTTTAAGTTCAACTGTTGATGAAATATCAATATACTGGAATCAGCCACTTAAATTAAGACCAGGATTTAAGTTTAATGATGCTATTGTAGAAGCTCCAAATTTTCTTTCTAAGATTAATGGAATATATAATGATAAGAATGAATATATTAAGTTTTTAGATTTATTAAGAGATTCGGAAAGTTCAACATTTATTGAATTTAATGGAGATGTAGATAGATTTTCAAAAGCTTTTACAAGAGAAGCTTTTAGTTTATCCTTTTTATTGGATTCAAAAGGTGTAATAGATAAAAACTCTGTTTTAAATAATAAAGATTATTCTATATCAACACTAGCCTTGAATCAACAAATTATGATTTTAGAGAAAGTGGAAGAATTGTTAGAAGGAAGTATGTTTTTGAATGGTTTAAGTGGAGAAGATAAGATAAAAGGTCTATTTACAGTACTTCACATGGATAAGAAATTTGTTCATATGATGAATAATTTTGATTACTCCCTTATAAATCCAAAATTGATTATATACATGTACAAGAGTATTATATTTGATAAAGAAATATTTTTTCTTATGCTTTTACTTAGTAAAATTGGATTTGATATTATCATCCTGTGTCCAGGTGGAGAAAATAATATAGAGAATGTTATAAATAACCAATTGATTGATATACACAGATTGGATAAAATGGTATATGACCTTAAATTAAATTCGCTTGAAAATGATATACCTTTACTTAAAAAAATTTTTGGAAAGAGGAGACGATTTTAGATGGGGATAAATATAAATAGTTTTTCAAAAGATAAGAATTCTGTAGAGGTTGCTGATAATTTGCCTACAGCAGTTCAAGAAGAAAATTTCGATATAATGGAATATACAAATAATAAAAAAAATGAACTGAGAAAGTCTAAGGAAGTTGAGGCATTGACGTCTCTTATAGAAGTAGAAAATCCAGATACGATTTTACAATTTGGTAGGAAAGCATCTGAAGGAGTAGCAAGAGTTTCCGATAGCCTTTTAAATACAATAAAATTAAATAGGAATGAAGAAAATTCTAAAATGTTAGTTCATTTAACTAAAATAATGGACAAGTTTGATTTAGATGATTTTCAAGAAACTAAGGAACCAAATTTCGTTCAAAAACTTTTCAAAAAAGCTAATAATGCCATTGAAATGATGTTTCAAAAGTATGAAACACTAGGAGGAGAAGTTGAGAAAATTCAAATTGAGCTTGAGCAGTACGAAAGAGATATAGCGCTTTCTAACAAACAAATAGGTGCTATGCTAAATGAAAACTTTGAGTTTTATAATGAACTTCAAAAATATATTGTTGCTGGAGAAATGGCAATAGAAGAAATGGATAATGAAATACTACCTTTCTTTAAACAAAAATCAGAGACTAGTGGAGACCAAATGGATGTTGTTAATTATCAAGAACTATTAAAAGTTTATGATATGTTAAATCAAAGAGTCTATGATTTAAGAATAGCAGAAAATATAGCCATCCAAACAATACCTATGCTTAGAGGTATGCAACATAATAATTATGGTTTAATTAGAAAAATAAACAGTGCATTTGTTGTAACGTTACCAGTATTTAAACAATGTTTATCTCAGGCCATATTGCTTAAAAAGCAAGAATTGCAAGCAAAATCTCTAAAGGCACTTGATGACAAAACTAATGAATTATTGCTTAGAAATGCACAAAATGTAAGTACTCAAAGTGCACAAATAGCTAGAATGGCTGGAACAAGTTCTGTTCAAATAGAAACACTGGAAAAAATGTATAATACTATCAAGTCTGGTATAGATGAAACTATGAGAATAGAAGAAAATAATAGAGCTTTAATTAAGGATAATACAAAGAGATTGGAAGAATTAAATACGACTATAATTTATAATAAGTAGTATTATATTAAGGGCTAATTTGTATAAAGTTGGCCCTTTCTATGTATATGAGGAGGCTAGACATTGAAATATTTCGATTATATCTGCAAAGATGATTTGGAGAGAATTTTTTTGAAGGAGCCAGAAGACTTTAATGCTAAGACTGAAAAAGATGTGTTGAAATATGCACTTGGTGCTTTTTTATACGTTCCAGCGACTCAATATAATATGATTTATAAGAGTATTGTAGGAGATGTTAAGGGAGTTAGACCATTAGCTATTTGTTTAGAAGATGCTGTTGGAGTAAATGGAGAGTTAGAGGCTATAGAAAACCTTAGACTAATTTTAAAAAATATTAGCAATGAAAGTATAACTAATAAAGATGGAATACCATTAATTTTTGTAAGAATAAAAGATGTGGAGCAACTGTTGAGAATTAAAGAGATTATAATTAAAAATAGTCATTCTATAACAGGAATATTAATTCCTAAAGCAAATTCGGAGTTAATTGAAAACTGTATAGAAGCTTTAGATTCTATGAATCTTAAAAATATGTATGTTATTCCAATAATAGAGACAAGAGAATTTATATATAATGAAAAAAAAGAACTTAGTTTTACTAATTTGTACAATGCTATTTTAAGACATAAGTCAAGAATATTAAGCATTAGAGTAGGTATAACTGATATATTAGGGATGTATGGTATAAGGAGGGACAAAACCTTCTCTATATATAATAATTTAATTTGTTCTTCATTTATACTAGATATAATCACATATCTTCAAAGACCAGAGTTAGATATACCTATAAGTGGTGGAGTATCAGAGTTTTTTGATATGACAAATAGGGATATAAGAAGCAAGTATATAGAAGAAATATTATTGGATAAATATCATGGATTAATTGGAAAGACCGTAATTCATCCAATGCAAATTCAAATTGTACAAGCGCTATCTACAGTATCATATGAAGATTTTACTGATGCTTTGGATATACTGGATAGTACAGACAGTAAGTATGGTGTGAGCAAGGGTGTATTAGGAGAGAGAATGAATGAAACAAATCCACATTTTTTATGGGCTAAAAAAACATTGATTCTATCTAAAATATATGGTGTATTAAATAAAGGAGTAGACTATGAAGAATTGCTTAAATTTTAATTGTGAGATTGACATTATTGATAATCCCTTGAATTTAGAACTAAATGATTTTTTAGATGTAGGAATAAGAAATAATAGCAAAAGACGTTTTTTGTTTATCTCAAAGAAACTCGGTAAACATTTAGCATGTAAGCCAAGTGAGATGGATAATTTGGGAAAATTAATGGCTACAATTTATAATGAAAAAAATAAGGAAGAATCAAATGGTACTGTTATAGCTTTTGCTGAAACTGGTACAGCTGTTGGGCATAGTTTTTTTGATTACTTATGTGGAGATTATGAATTTATTCATACTACTAGAGAGCAGTTTGACGAGTTAGAAAATCTAGAATTTTTAGAGGAACATTCCCATGCAACAGACCAAAATTTATACTTTCAGATGCTTAATAACTTTAAATTTGGAGACGAGATAATATTGGTTGATGATGAGATTACCACAGCTAATACATGTATAAATATAATTAGGAAGATTCAAAGTATTTATCCTAAAAAGAAATATACTATATGTTCCATACTTAATTGGGTAAGTGATGAGAATTTAAGCAAAATTACTCGTTTAGAAAAAGAACTGGATTGTAAGATAGAATTTGTATATTTATTTAAAGGAAACTTTAAATTTGATATAGATGAAGATGTTATTTCAAATTACAATGATAATTATATTATTACCAAATCAGACACTATTTCAAGGGATAAATTAAACTTAGTAGTAAATCATATTTATGTTGATTTAGAAGATTATATTGGAAATAAGAAATATGTAAAATATACAGGTAGATTTGGAATCAATAGAAGAGAACAATCTAGATTAAAAGAAATCGTTAAGAGAGAAAGTAAAAAAATAACTATGGATAGTAAAGAATCTTTAAAAAATGAAAAAGAAAAGATTCTATTTTTAGGTACTGAAGAATTTATGTATATACCTATGTTATTTGCAAAAGAAAAAGAAAATCAATGTGATGTATACTATCATTCAACAACAAGAAGTCCAATTATTGATATTAATAAAGATAATTATCCTATTAGAAGTAAGTTTATGTTAAAGAGTTTTTATAATACAGATGTTCAAAATTATATTTACAATATAGATAAACATAATTTTTCGAAGTGCTATTTATTTGTAGAGCTAAATAAAAGTGAAAATTCTTATCTAGAATTTATTGATATAATTAAAGAGACAAGTATAAAAGAATTAACTATAGTATGTTGTAGCTAAAGTGTTTTAACAGGATAAATATATCACAGTTTTAAGATAGGAGTTGAGTCATATGGGAGATTTTAGCACATATTCTAAAGATGATGTTATCTTTTTATTAAAAGATATATCAAATTTAATTGAGGAAGAAGGAAATAAAGAGAGAGAATTAAAAATACAAAATGGCAGACATTATTCAGAAATGATACCAATAGAGTATGAAGTTAGTGAAGATTATCTGAATTTATATCATGAGAAACTAAGAGAAAATAAAGATAAGCTTGCATTTTCTATAGGAGTTATGTGTGAAAAAATAATTAAAAAAAATGGAAATGATATAGTATTAGTTTCACTTGCTAGAGCAGGAACACCTATTGGTATTTTGGCAAAGAGATATATAAGAAGTAAGTATAATATAAATTTACCTCACTATACAATCTCTATAATAAGAGATAAAGGAATAGATATGAATGCAATTGAATATATAGTAAAGAATCATCCAAGTTCAAAAATTCAATTTTTAGATGGATGGACTGGGAAGGGAACTATATCAAAAGAACTTGAAAAAGCATGTGATGAACTTAATACTAAATTTAAAAGGTATTTTGACTCAACCCTTGCTGTATTAGCTGACCCTGCTGGATATTCAGGGCTTTATGGAATTAGAGAAGACTTCTTAATACCAAGTGCATGTTTAAATTCAACTGTTTCTGGGTTGGTAAGTAGAACTGTACTAAGAGATGATTTAATTGGTAAAGATGACTTCCATGGAGCTAAATTCTATAGACATTTAAAAGATAAAGATGAGTCTATAAACTATGTAGAAACTATAGAAGAATGTTTTAAAAATCAATTTAAAAATATATCTGATGAAGTTGAAAACTGGGAAAGTGATATTATAACAAGAGATGGATATTTTGATGTCTTAAATATAAAGGAAAAGTATAACATAACAGATATTAACTTTATCAAACCAGGTGTCGGAGAAACAACAAGAGTTTTACTTAGGAGAGTTCCATATAAGATTCTTGTTAAAGACTTAAATGATAAATCTTTAGAGCATATATTCATATTAGCTAAAGAGAAAAATGTTGAAGTTGAACAAATGGATTTAAAAGCTTATAAATGTTGTGGAATAATAAAAAATATGAAAGATGTTTAGAAAATATATTAGACAGGAGAATATTGAATGATTGTTTTTTCAGATTTAGACAGGAGTATCATTTACTCTGATAAATTTTTAAATACTAATAGTGAATATATTAATATAGAACTTTATAGGGGAAAAGAAATATCTTATATATCTTTAGATACTATAAATTTAATA of Clostridioides sp. ES-S-0054-01 contains these proteins:
- a CDS encoding cysteine protease StiP family protein — its product is MGDFSTYSKDDVIFLLKDISNLIEEEGNKERELKIQNGRHYSEMIPIEYEVSEDYLNLYHEKLRENKDKLAFSIGVMCEKIIKKNGNDIVLVSLARAGTPIGILAKRYIRSKYNINLPHYTISIIRDKGIDMNAIEYIVKNHPSSKIQFLDGWTGKGTISKELEKACDELNTKFKRYFDSTLAVLADPAGYSGLYGIREDFLIPSACLNSTVSGLVSRTVLRDDLIGKDDFHGAKFYRHLKDKDESINYVETIEECFKNQFKNISDEVENWESDIITRDGYFDVLNIKEKYNITDINFIKPGVGETTRVLLRRVPYKILVKDLNDKSLEHIFILAKEKNVEVEQMDLKAYKCCGIIKNMKDV
- a CDS encoding HpcH/HpaI aldolase/citrate lyase family protein produces the protein MKYFDYICKDDLERIFLKEPEDFNAKTEKDVLKYALGAFLYVPATQYNMIYKSIVGDVKGVRPLAICLEDAVGVNGELEAIENLRLILKNISNESITNKDGIPLIFVRIKDVEQLLRIKEIIIKNSHSITGILIPKANSELIENCIEALDSMNLKNMYVIPIIETREFIYNEKKELSFTNLYNAILRHKSRILSIRVGITDILGMYGIRRDKTFSIYNNLICSSFILDIITYLQRPELDIPISGGVSEFFDMTNRDIRSKYIEEILLDKYHGLIGKTVIHPMQIQIVQALSTVSYEDFTDALDILDSTDSKYGVSKGVLGERMNETNPHFLWAKKTLILSKIYGVLNKGVDYEELLKF
- a CDS encoding TerD family protein gives rise to the protein MSINLSKGDKIDLKKSNPGLSNILVGLGWDPVQQSGGGFFKSLFGGGQADIDCDASVFMLNQEGKLSGIKDLIYFGNLKSACKSVLHTGDNLTGEGAGDDEQILVNLDKVPSNIHKLLFVVNIYNCVDRKQHFGMIENAYIRVEDQSNKKEIAKYNLSDNYSEKTTLIVGAIYRKDGSWQFKAIGEGTKDAGLKEVMQNLDRIECAYGI
- a CDS encoding calcium-translocating P-type ATPase, PMCA-type yields the protein MEFNNDIKYYNVEKEEVTKDLSVNPEKGLSESEVKVRREKYGLNEFTPKEEGSFWDDLKESLSEPMIVILIIAAVVSAVIGETHDAIGIVGAIAIGIAIGMITEGRSKKAAEALSKLTENIEVKVLRDGEVHQISKSELVPGDIVYIETGDMVPADGRLIETINLKVREDMLTGESDDVSKKCDVVVSMEEIESKGAVVVQEPIPAKQINMVFGGTLVAYGRGALVVTSIGDSSEMGKIAQNLSETDEQTPLQIKLGNLGGLIAKVSSAVAGLLFIFMVFQMVSKNVLNVDMSGLLPFLESIDPVKTAFTVCVALIVAAVPEGLPTMINMTLAITMQKMAKINALVTKKEACETIGSVSVICSDKTGTLTENRMTVEVAYIDGRYIESPEEEINSYFEENCMINSTADIEHNDGDVKYLGSATECALLLYYKNVDYRQARKNSNIVAQNPFTSDSKRMTSVIGQDNHHVLLSKGAPEVLLELCSHIQRGKDVVPLTENIKHEILEEIKKLQIKSMRTLGFAYKEISQAEEEAAVTAESDVMNVSAMENNLVFSGFVGIRDPLRKDVIESVNTANKAGVSVKMLTGDNINTARAIGEELGLLKNNMRVVEASYIDTLDDEELKQEIQSISIVARSKPDSKMRIVSALQKSGDVVAVTGDGINDAPALSKADVGIAMGISGTEVSKNAADIILTDDSFSTIVKGIKWGRGIYDNFQRFVQFQLTVNVIAFLVAIISQVMGQEMPFTTIQLLWVNIIMDGPPALALGLEPVRDHVLNRKPVDRKANIISKSMVYTIVLNAFYITAILMLQSTFNFLGVDEAHKGTVMFALFAFSALFNAFNCREFNADSIFPNFTHNKLALQIIVLTGIAQVIFTQLFQDFFNSVAMDVMTWAKVLCVAASVIVVNEIVKCIIRLVKPKKTV
- a CDS encoding phosphoribosyltransferase family protein; amino-acid sequence: MKNCLNFNCEIDIIDNPLNLELNDFLDVGIRNNSKRRFLFISKKLGKHLACKPSEMDNLGKLMATIYNEKNKEESNGTVIAFAETGTAVGHSFFDYLCGDYEFIHTTREQFDELENLEFLEEHSHATDQNLYFQMLNNFKFGDEIILVDDEITTANTCINIIRKIQSIYPKKKYTICSILNWVSDENLSKITRLEKELDCKIEFVYLFKGNFKFDIDEDVISNYNDNYIITKSDTISRDKLNLVVNHIYVDLEDYIGNKKYVKYTGRFGINRREQSRLKEIVKRESKKITMDSKESLKNEKEKILFLGTEEFMYIPMLFAKEKENQCDVYYHSTTRSPIIDINKDNYPIRSKFMLKSFYNTDVQNYIYNIDKHNFSKCYLFVELNKSENSYLEFIDIIKETSIKELTIVCCS
- a CDS encoding TerD family protein, whose amino-acid sequence is MAIVLKKGQKIDLTKGNPGLKNIKLGLGWDTNSFDSGYDYDLDVSVFMVGESQRVEKDEDFIFYNNLKHPSGAVEHLGDNRTGEGDGDDEEILVNLDVMPKHIQKIAVTVTIYEAAERRQNFGQVSNSYVRVLNSENDEEILRYDLGEEFSIETAITVCEIYKYNGEWKFSAVGAGFEGGLEALCRNYGLNV
- a CDS encoding toxic anion resistance protein, coding for MGININSFSKDKNSVEVADNLPTAVQEENFDIMEYTNNKKNELRKSKEVEALTSLIEVENPDTILQFGRKASEGVARVSDSLLNTIKLNRNEENSKMLVHLTKIMDKFDLDDFQETKEPNFVQKLFKKANNAIEMMFQKYETLGGEVEKIQIELEQYERDIALSNKQIGAMLNENFEFYNELQKYIVAGEMAIEEMDNEILPFFKQKSETSGDQMDVVNYQELLKVYDMLNQRVYDLRIAENIAIQTIPMLRGMQHNNYGLIRKINSAFVVTLPVFKQCLSQAILLKKQELQAKSLKALDDKTNELLLRNAQNVSTQSAQIARMAGTSSVQIETLEKMYNTIKSGIDETMRIEENNRALIKDNTKRLEELNTTIIYNK